From the genome of Streptomyces sp. NBC_01317, one region includes:
- a CDS encoding DegV family protein, whose protein sequence is MSRHVAIVTDSTAYLPPQTMERHGITAVPLTVVLGDRAWEEGTEISARSLAIALQKRRSVTTSRPSPDVFAAAYRTAAEAGASGIVSLHLSAEFSGTYDAAVLAAKEAPVPVRVVDTGMVAMALGFCALAAAQVAEADGTLDEAVAAAEKRAAGTSAYFYVDTLDYLRRGGRIGAAQALLGSALAVKPLLQLEGGRIEMLEKVRTASKAIARLEEIVAERAGTGQVDIAVHHLAAPERATALAERLRERIPGLVDLHVSEVGAVIGAHTGPGLLGAVVSPR, encoded by the coding sequence ATGTCCCGCCATGTCGCGATCGTCACCGATTCCACGGCCTACCTGCCGCCCCAGACGATGGAGCGGCACGGCATCACCGCGGTCCCGCTGACCGTCGTGCTCGGCGACCGGGCGTGGGAAGAGGGCACGGAGATCTCGGCCCGCTCGCTGGCGATCGCCCTCCAGAAGCGACGCTCCGTGACGACGTCCCGGCCGAGCCCCGACGTCTTCGCCGCCGCGTACCGTACGGCCGCCGAGGCCGGCGCGAGCGGGATCGTTTCGCTTCATCTGTCCGCCGAGTTCTCCGGGACCTACGACGCCGCCGTGCTGGCCGCCAAGGAGGCTCCGGTGCCGGTACGGGTCGTGGACACCGGGATGGTGGCGATGGCGCTCGGGTTCTGCGCGCTGGCGGCGGCCCAGGTGGCGGAGGCGGACGGCACGCTGGACGAGGCGGTGGCGGCGGCGGAGAAGCGGGCCGCCGGGACGTCCGCGTACTTCTACGTCGACACGCTGGACTATCTGCGCAGGGGCGGGCGGATCGGCGCGGCCCAGGCGTTGTTGGGCTCGGCCCTGGCGGTGAAGCCGCTGTTGCAGCTGGAGGGCGGGCGCATCGAGATGCTGGAGAAGGTACGGACGGCGTCGAAGGCGATCGCCCGGCTGGAGGAGATCGTCGCGGAGCGGGCCGGGACCGGCCAGGTGGACATCGCGGTGCACCATCTCGCGGCGCCCGAGCGGGCGACGGCGCTGGCGGAGCGGCTGCGGGAGCGCATTCCGGGGCTGGTGGATCTGCATGTCAGCGAGGTGGGCGCGGTGATCGGGGCGCACACGGGGCCGGGGCTGCTGGGGGCTGTGGTCTCGCCGCGCTGA
- a CDS encoding helix-hairpin-helix domain-containing protein, which yields MTFRTRSVTSSPTSGPGRAPGSDSRARRSRRLRTRPRGGGSTASRASSRASTTSTTLRRRADALFADGPRGGGLSPPGRAGEGVEVAARPRRVPPPAGSATPAELSASATPDLPLPTPPTGRRRERVAQAVGERLPLWLQLRCGLEPRTLAALAVVLVVAGVLAAQHFWSARPRSVRAPQTVRAAAVVPPSSPPSAVGAATATDRVVVDVGGKVRRPGVLRLPAGSRVADALRAAGGVEPGADTTALNRARVLMDGEQVVVGVPAPPGAVAPTGGPARPAEPIGLNTATAEQLDTLPGVGPVLARHILDYRTEHGGFRSVDELREVNGIGDRRFADLRPLVRP from the coding sequence ATGACCTTCCGAACACGTTCCGTGACCAGTTCTCCGACCAGTGGCCCGGGCCGGGCGCCGGGCTCCGACAGCCGCGCGCGGCGCTCCCGCCGTCTCCGTACGCGTCCTCGCGGGGGCGGATCCACGGCATCGAGGGCATCATCGAGGGCATCCACGACGTCCACGACTCTGCGGCGGCGGGCGGACGCGCTGTTCGCCGACGGGCCGAGGGGTGGCGGACTGTCACCGCCGGGGCGTGCGGGGGAGGGCGTGGAGGTCGCGGCGCGACCACGACGCGTCCCGCCTCCTGCCGGGTCAGCGACCCCCGCCGAACTGTCGGCGTCGGCGACGCCGGATCTCCCGCTCCCGACCCCGCCCACGGGGCGGAGGCGGGAGCGGGTGGCCCAGGCGGTGGGCGAGCGCTTGCCGTTGTGGCTTCAGCTCCGCTGTGGTCTGGAGCCCAGGACGCTCGCCGCGCTCGCCGTGGTCCTGGTGGTGGCGGGGGTCCTGGCGGCCCAGCATTTCTGGTCGGCGCGGCCGAGGTCGGTCCGGGCTCCGCAGACGGTGAGGGCGGCGGCGGTGGTTCCGCCGTCGTCACCACCCTCTGCGGTGGGCGCGGCGACGGCGACGGACCGTGTGGTGGTCGACGTGGGCGGCAAGGTCAGGCGGCCCGGGGTGCTGCGGCTGCCGGCGGGATCGCGGGTGGCCGACGCGCTGCGTGCGGCGGGGGGCGTCGAGCCGGGCGCGGACACGACCGCGCTGAACCGGGCGCGGGTACTGATGGACGGCGAACAGGTGGTGGTGGGCGTACCGGCCCCGCCCGGTGCGGTCGCGCCGACGGGGGGCCCGGCGCGTCCCGCGGAACCAATCGGCCTCAACACCGCCACGGCGGAGCAGCTCGACACGCTGCCCGGGGTCGGCCCGGTGCTCGCCCGGCACATCCTCGACTACCGCACCGAGCACGGCGGCTTCCGGTCCGTGGACGAACTGCGCGAGGTGAACGGGATCGGTGACCGCCGCTTCGCGGACCTTCGCCCCCTGGTCCGACCGTGA
- a CDS encoding ComEC/Rec2 family competence protein, with product MALAGVLLCGAAGAASGGLYGADLRRGPVAGLAERYARVTVEAVVTSDPRPTRPRVFGDRMSGGAFLVEAEVTRVTAPGGVVTVGRTPVLVLATPGAHAGRWRGVLPSTRLRLTGRLSPPLYGDDRYAAALRVEGAGPPRVTGPPSRPQRVAGALRAGLREATEGLPADARALLPGLVVGDTSRIPPDLQDAFKATDLSHLTAVSGSNLTIVLVLLIGPPGLALRAERRGLAPRLRISLRSTALLGGALTLAFVVVCRPDPSVLRAAACGAIALLAIGTGRRRSLIPALAGAVLLLVLYDPWLARSYGFLLSVLATGALLTLGPRWSAALGRRGVPPRLAEALAAAGAAQAVCAPVVAVFAARVGLVAIPCNLFAELAVAPATVLGFAALAVAPLAMPVAEALARCAGWPAGWIASVARRGAALPGAEAGWPGGWWGGLLLAALTVLVLLAARRVPRHPWTAAGCAVLLLLVILRPPPLARLVTGWPPPGWTIAMCDVGQGDSTVLAAGDGTAVVVDAGPDPLLADRCLRDLGVTRVPLLLLTHLHADHVAGLPGVLRGRAVGAIQTTRLQEPRDQSALVRRTAAVAGVPVVRAGQGERRRVGPLSWQVLWPRGDPVAGEPNDASVTLFVRVAGGPTLLLLGDLEPPAQQGLLRDHPALPPVDVLKVAHHGSLFQYPGLLRAVRPRLALISVGAENPYGHPSPRTVGALRAGGAAVLRTDTDGAIAVTGTGRGLRAVPRGPRDRPG from the coding sequence GTGGCTCTGGCCGGGGTGTTGCTCTGTGGGGCCGCTGGGGCGGCTTCCGGTGGGTTGTACGGGGCCGATCTGCGGCGGGGGCCGGTGGCGGGGCTCGCGGAGCGGTACGCGCGGGTGACGGTCGAGGCGGTCGTCACCTCTGATCCGCGGCCCACCCGGCCCAGGGTGTTCGGCGACCGGATGTCCGGCGGCGCGTTCCTGGTGGAGGCGGAGGTGACGCGCGTGACGGCGCCCGGCGGTGTGGTCACCGTGGGGCGGACGCCGGTGCTGGTGCTCGCCACGCCCGGCGCGCACGCGGGGCGGTGGCGGGGGGTGCTGCCGTCCACGCGGTTGCGGCTGACCGGGCGGCTCTCACCGCCGCTGTACGGGGACGACCGGTACGCGGCCGCGCTGCGCGTGGAGGGGGCCGGGCCGCCCCGGGTCACCGGGCCGCCGTCCCGGCCGCAGCGGGTGGCCGGGGCGCTCCGGGCCGGGTTGCGGGAGGCGACCGAGGGGCTGCCGGCGGACGCCCGCGCGCTGTTGCCCGGGCTGGTGGTCGGCGACACGTCACGGATCCCGCCCGACCTCCAGGACGCGTTCAAGGCCACGGACCTCTCCCATCTGACGGCCGTCTCCGGGAGCAACCTCACCATCGTCCTCGTCCTGCTGATCGGCCCGCCGGGGCTCGCGCTCAGGGCCGAACGGCGCGGCCTGGCACCGAGGCTGAGGATCTCGCTGCGGTCGACCGCGCTGCTCGGCGGGGCGCTCACGCTCGCCTTCGTGGTGGTCTGCCGGCCTGACCCCAGCGTGCTGCGGGCCGCCGCGTGCGGGGCGATCGCCCTGCTCGCCATCGGTACGGGCCGGCGCAGGTCGCTGATCCCCGCCCTGGCCGGGGCCGTCCTGCTCCTGGTGCTGTACGACCCCTGGCTGGCGCGGAGTTACGGATTCCTGCTCTCCGTCCTCGCCACGGGCGCGCTGCTCACGCTCGGGCCCCGCTGGAGCGCCGCGCTGGGGCGGCGCGGGGTGCCGCCGCGGCTCGCCGAGGCGCTGGCCGCCGCCGGGGCCGCGCAGGCCGTGTGCGCGCCGGTCGTCGCGGTGTTCGCGGCGCGGGTCGGCCTGGTGGCGATCCCGTGCAACCTCTTCGCCGAGCTGGCTGTGGCCCCGGCCACCGTCCTCGGCTTCGCCGCCCTCGCCGTGGCGCCCCTGGCGATGCCCGTCGCCGAGGCGCTGGCCCGGTGCGCGGGGTGGCCGGCGGGGTGGATCGCCTCGGTGGCCCGGCGCGGCGCCGCTCTGCCGGGCGCCGAGGCCGGCTGGCCCGGGGGGTGGTGGGGCGGGCTGCTGCTGGCCGCCCTGACGGTCCTCGTCCTGCTCGCCGCCCGGCGCGTCCCGCGCCATCCCTGGACCGCCGCCGGCTGCGCGGTGCTCCTGCTGCTCGTGATCCTGCGGCCACCGCCGCTGGCCCGGCTGGTGACGGGATGGCCGCCGCCGGGCTGGACGATCGCGATGTGCGACGTCGGCCAGGGCGACAGCACGGTTCTGGCTGCCGGGGACGGTACGGCCGTGGTCGTGGACGCCGGGCCCGATCCGCTCCTCGCCGACCGCTGTCTGCGGGACCTCGGCGTCACGCGCGTACCTCTGCTGCTCCTCACCCACCTGCACGCCGACCATGTCGCCGGACTGCCGGGGGTGTTGCGGGGGCGCGCCGTCGGCGCGATCCAGACGACGCGGCTCCAGGAACCCCGGGATCAGAGCGCGTTGGTCAGGAGAACCGCCGCCGTGGCGGGGGTCCCCGTCGTCCGGGCGGGGCAGGGCGAGCGGCGCCGGGTCGGGCCGCTGAGCTGGCAGGTGCTGTGGCCCCGGGGGGATCCGGTGGCGGGGGAGCCGAACGACGCCAGCGTCACCCTGTTCGTGCGCGTCGCGGGCGGCCCGACGTTGTTGCTCCTCGGGGACCTCGAACCCCCGGCACAGCAAGGGCTGTTGCGTGACCATCCGGCGCTGCCCCCGGTGGACGTCCTCAAGGTCGCCCACCACGGCTCCCTTTTCCAGTACCCCGGCCTCCTCAGGGCCGTCCGTCCACGGCTGGCCCTGATCTCCGTCGGTGCGGAGAACCCGTACGGGCACCCCTCGCCCCGGACGGTCGGTGCCCTGCGTGCCGGGGGCGCGGCGGTGCTCCGTACGGACACCGACGGGGCGATCGCGGTCACCGGGACCGGGCGTGGTCTGCGTGCGGTGCCACGCGGCCCGAGGGACCGGCCGGGATGA
- a CDS encoding YceI family protein, translating to MISRLRGRRTAAHQKSNPLAGLTVPTGAGLLTCRVLDPVNEPVRQAEFTVTDGNGRKIVSGETDPFGTIVAMVPNGEYRLAVSAESFSSYRGSVSIADDGQHAGLGDITLQIAPSLPLPAPGEWEIEPAHSRIGFIARHIGLARVHGRFDNFAGAIRIGETIEQSAMHVIIGAASIDTNVQMRDDHLRSADFLDVANYPTLEFYSDRFAHRGGNNWAITGALTLHGVTRTVTLEAQYLGMGNGMEGETRVAVRASTELHREDYTVNWQSMLARGIAVVGSSIKIDLDIQIVPKG from the coding sequence ATGATCAGTCGCCTGCGCGGCCGACGGACGGCCGCTCACCAGAAGAGCAATCCACTCGCGGGACTGACGGTGCCCACCGGTGCGGGCCTGCTCACCTGTCGTGTCCTCGATCCCGTCAACGAGCCCGTCCGGCAGGCCGAGTTCACCGTCACCGACGGGAACGGGCGCAAGATCGTGAGCGGGGAGACCGATCCGTTCGGGACGATCGTGGCGATGGTCCCGAACGGCGAGTACCGGCTCGCGGTGTCGGCCGAGAGCTTCAGCTCGTACCGGGGCAGTGTCTCGATCGCCGACGACGGCCAGCACGCCGGGCTCGGCGACATCACCCTCCAGATCGCGCCCTCGCTCCCGCTGCCCGCCCCCGGCGAGTGGGAGATCGAACCGGCCCACTCCCGCATCGGGTTCATCGCGCGGCACATCGGACTCGCGCGGGTGCACGGGCGGTTCGACAACTTCGCCGGGGCCATCCGGATCGGCGAGACGATCGAGCAGTCGGCGATGCACGTCATCATCGGCGCAGCCTCGATCGACACGAACGTGCAGATGCGCGACGACCATCTGCGGTCGGCCGATTTCCTCGACGTGGCGAACTACCCGACGCTGGAGTTCTACAGCGACCGCTTCGCACACCGCGGCGGGAACAACTGGGCGATCACCGGGGCGCTCACCCTGCACGGGGTGACCCGTACGGTCACCCTCGAAGCGCAGTACCTCGGCATGGGCAACGGCATGGAGGGCGAGACCCGGGTCGCCGTCCGTGCCTCGACCGAGCTGCACCGGGAGGACTACACGGTGAACTGGCAGTCCATGCTGGCGCGGGGGATCGCGGTGGTCGGTTCCAGCATCAAGATCGACCTCGACATCCAGATCGTCCCCAAGGGGTAG
- the holA gene encoding DNA polymerase III subunit delta, with protein sequence MATRKASPDDLLAPLTLAVGQEDLLLDRAVQQVVAAARASDADTDVRDLTSDQLQPGTLAELTSPSLFAERKVVIVRNAQDLSADTIKDVNAYLDAPAEEITLVLLHAGAAKGKALLDAARKAGAREVACPKTTKPAERLSFVRSEFRALGRSATPEACQALVDSIGSDLRELASAVSQLAADVEGTIDEEIVARYYTGRAEASSFTVADRAVEGRAADALEALRWSLSTGVAPVLITSALAQGVRAIGKLSSARGGRPADLARELGMPPWKIDRVRQQMRGWTPDGVAAALVAVAEADAGVKGGGDDPEYALEKAVVAIARAARAGR encoded by the coding sequence ATGGCCACCAGAAAAGCTTCCCCCGACGACTTGCTCGCCCCTCTCACGCTCGCCGTGGGCCAGGAGGACCTGCTGCTCGACCGCGCCGTGCAGCAGGTCGTGGCGGCGGCCCGCGCCTCCGACGCCGACACGGACGTCCGTGATCTCACCTCCGACCAGCTCCAGCCCGGCACGCTCGCCGAGCTGACCAGCCCGTCGCTCTTCGCCGAGCGCAAGGTCGTCATCGTGCGGAACGCGCAGGATCTCTCCGCCGACACGATCAAGGACGTCAACGCATATCTCGACGCGCCCGCCGAGGAGATCACGCTGGTCCTGCTGCACGCGGGCGCGGCCAAGGGCAAGGCGCTGCTGGACGCGGCGCGCAAGGCGGGCGCGCGGGAGGTCGCGTGTCCCAAGACCACGAAGCCCGCGGAGCGCCTGAGCTTCGTGCGCTCCGAGTTCCGCGCGCTGGGCCGCTCGGCCACCCCTGAAGCGTGCCAGGCGCTCGTGGACTCCATCGGCAGCGATCTGCGGGAGCTGGCGAGCGCGGTCTCGCAGCTGGCGGCGGACGTGGAAGGCACGATCGACGAGGAGATCGTCGCGCGGTACTACACGGGCCGCGCGGAGGCCTCCTCCTTCACGGTCGCGGACCGTGCCGTGGAGGGGCGCGCGGCCGACGCGCTGGAGGCGTTGCGCTGGTCGCTGTCGACGGGGGTGGCGCCCGTGCTGATCACCAGCGCGCTCGCCCAGGGCGTCCGGGCCATCGGGAAGCTCTCCTCGGCGCGGGGCGGCCGGCCGGCCGATCTCGCCCGCGAGCTGGGAATGCCGCCGTGGAAGATCGACCGGGTGCGCCAGCAGATGCGCGGCTGGACCCCGGACGGGGTGGCGGCGGCGCTGGTCGCGGTCGCGGAGGCGGACGCGGGGGTGAAGGGCGGGGGCGACGATCCGGAGTACGCGCTGGAGAAGGCGGTCGTCGCGATCGCCCGCGCGGCGCGGGCGGGTCGGTAG
- the rpsT gene encoding 30S ribosomal protein S20: MANIKSQIKRNKTNEKARLRNKSVKSALKTSIRKAREAAVEGDVEKATAAAREASRQLDKAASKGVIHKNAAANKKSALASKVAALQA; this comes from the coding sequence GTGGCGAACATCAAGTCCCAGATCAAGCGGAACAAGACGAACGAGAAGGCGCGCCTGCGCAACAAGTCCGTCAAGTCCGCGCTCAAGACCTCGATCCGCAAGGCTCGTGAGGCCGCTGTCGAGGGCGACGTCGAGAAGGCCACCGCGGCCGCTCGTGAGGCGTCCCGCCAGCTCGACAAGGCCGCCTCGAAGGGTGTCATCCACAAGAACGCCGCCGCCAACAAGAAGTCGGCGCTGGCGTCCAAGGTCGCCGCCCTCCAGGCCTGA
- the lepA gene encoding translation elongation factor 4, whose product MPATPTHVPEPSRTDPALLRNFCIIAHIDHGKSTLADRMLQLTGVVDSRQMRAQYLDRMDIERERGITIKSQAVRLPWAPNTGDDVGRTHVLNMIDTPGHVDFTYEVSRSLAACEGTVLLVDAAQGIEAQTLANLYLAMENDLTIVPVLNKIDLPAAQPEKFAEELANLIGCQPDDVLRVSAKTGVGVDALLDRVVRDVPAPVGDADAPARAMIFDSVYDSYRGVVTYVRVIDGSLNKRERIRMMSTNATHELLEIGVSSPEMTPADGIGVGEVGYIITGVKDVRQSKVGDTITTLNKGATEALGGYKDPKPMVFSGLYPLDGSDYPELRDALDKLQLNDAALVYEPETSAALGFGFRVGFLGLLHLDVIRERLEREFGLDLIATAPNVVYRVVMEDRKEHIVTNPSEFPEGKIDAVYEPVVKATILAPSEFIGSIMELCQARRGTLLGMDYLSEDRVEIRYTLPLAEIVFDFFDQLKSKTRGYASLDYEPTGEQSAQLVKVDILLHGDKVDAFSAITHRDAAYAYGVRLVATLRGLIPRQAFEIPIQAAIGSRVIARETIRAIRKDVLAKCYGGDISRKRKLLEKQKEGKKRMKMVGSVEVPQEAFISVLSSDESGGKAKK is encoded by the coding sequence GTGCCCGCGACCCCTACCCACGTGCCCGAGCCGAGCCGTACGGACCCGGCGCTGCTCCGCAACTTCTGCATCATCGCGCACATCGACCACGGCAAGTCGACCCTCGCCGACCGGATGCTCCAGCTGACCGGTGTGGTCGACTCGCGGCAGATGCGCGCCCAGTATCTCGACCGGATGGACATCGAGCGCGAGCGCGGCATCACGATCAAGTCCCAGGCGGTCCGGCTGCCCTGGGCGCCCAACACGGGCGACGACGTGGGGAGGACCCACGTCCTGAACATGATCGACACGCCGGGCCACGTGGACTTCACCTACGAGGTCTCCCGCTCGCTCGCCGCCTGCGAGGGCACGGTCCTCCTGGTGGACGCCGCGCAGGGCATCGAGGCCCAGACCCTCGCCAACCTGTACCTGGCGATGGAGAACGACCTCACGATCGTCCCCGTGCTCAACAAGATCGACCTGCCGGCCGCCCAGCCCGAGAAGTTCGCCGAGGAGCTGGCCAACCTCATCGGCTGCCAGCCCGACGACGTGCTCAGGGTGTCGGCGAAGACCGGCGTCGGCGTGGACGCGCTGCTGGACCGCGTGGTCAGGGACGTACCGGCGCCGGTCGGTGACGCGGACGCGCCCGCCCGCGCGATGATCTTCGACTCCGTCTACGACTCGTACCGCGGTGTGGTCACCTACGTCCGTGTCATCGACGGCAGCCTCAACAAGCGCGAGCGCATCCGGATGATGTCCACCAACGCCACCCACGAGCTGCTGGAGATCGGGGTCTCCTCCCCGGAGATGACCCCGGCCGACGGCATCGGCGTCGGCGAGGTGGGCTACATCATCACCGGCGTGAAGGACGTCCGGCAGTCCAAGGTCGGCGACACGATCACCACCCTGAACAAGGGGGCGACCGAGGCGCTCGGCGGCTACAAGGACCCCAAGCCGATGGTGTTCTCCGGCCTGTATCCGCTGGACGGCTCGGACTACCCCGAGCTGCGCGACGCCCTCGACAAGCTCCAGCTCAACGACGCCGCGCTGGTGTACGAGCCGGAGACCTCCGCGGCCCTCGGCTTCGGCTTCCGCGTCGGCTTCCTCGGCCTCCTGCACCTCGACGTGATCCGCGAGCGGCTGGAGCGGGAGTTCGGCCTCGACCTGATCGCGACCGCGCCCAACGTCGTCTACCGGGTGGTGATGGAGGACCGCAAGGAACACATCGTCACCAACCCGAGCGAGTTCCCCGAGGGCAAGATCGACGCGGTGTACGAGCCGGTCGTCAAGGCCACGATCCTCGCCCCGAGCGAGTTCATCGGCTCGATCATGGAGCTGTGCCAGGCGCGCCGCGGCACGCTGCTCGGCATGGACTACCTCTCCGAGGACCGGGTGGAGATCCGCTACACCCTGCCCCTCGCCGAGATCGTCTTCGACTTCTTCGACCAGCTGAAGTCCAAGACGCGCGGGTACGCCTCGCTCGACTACGAACCGACCGGTGAGCAGTCGGCGCAGCTCGTGAAGGTCGACATCCTGCTGCACGGCGACAAGGTCGACGCCTTCTCGGCCATCACGCACCGGGACGCGGCGTACGCGTACGGCGTGCGGCTCGTCGCCACGCTGCGCGGGCTCATCCCCCGCCAGGCCTTCGAGATCCCGATCCAGGCGGCGATCGGCTCGCGGGTCATCGCGCGCGAGACCATCCGCGCCATCCGCAAGGACGTCCTCGCCAAGTGTTACGGCGGTGACATCTCCCGTAAGCGGAAGCTGCTGGAGAAGCAGAAGGAAGGCAAGAAGCGGATGAAGATGGTCGGCAGCGTGGAGGTCCCGCAGGAGGCCTTCATCTCGGTGCTGTCCAGCGACGAGTCGGGCGGCAAGGCGAAGAAGTAG
- a CDS encoding AMP-dependent synthetase/ligase, which produces MSDTQNLIGNRPPSVAVLFVERVAATPGAEAYRYPVPPASGEGPDDWRSLTWAEAAERVYAVAAGLIGLGVRPEERVALAAATSVDWILTDLGVMCAGAATTTVYPSTNAQECAYILADSGSKILIAEDATQLAKARERRAELPDLTHVVVIDAADAVPAEGDPDGWVLSLADLESRGRELLARTPDAVTERLGAIRSDQLATLIYTSGTTGRPKGVRLLHDNWSYMAKATVGTGLIRSDDVQYLWLPLAHVFGKVLTSGHIEAGHVTAVDGRVDKIIENLPVVRPTYMAAVPRIFEKVYNGVAAKARAGGGAKYRIFQWAAGLARESARISQDNFRRTGRASLPVSLAAKHKVADALVYAKLRDAFGGRLRAAISGSAALAPDIGFFFSGAGIHILEGYGLTESSAASFVNPGEAYRTGTVGKPLPGNEVRIADDGEILLRGPGIMSGYHRLPEKTAEVLEADGWFHTGDIGELSVDGYLRITDRKKDLIKTSGGKYIAPAEIEGQFKAVCPFVSNILVHGADRNFCTALIALDEPTILGWAAENGMAGKAYEDVVASPAVVQLIDGYVQRLNEGLQRWQTVKKFRLLPRDLDIEHGELTPSLKLKRPVVEQEYKDLLEEMYAGAKAF; this is translated from the coding sequence GTGAGCGACACACAGAACTTGATCGGGAACCGGCCGCCCTCCGTGGCGGTCCTCTTCGTTGAGCGCGTGGCGGCCACGCCCGGCGCGGAGGCCTACCGCTACCCGGTCCCCCCGGCCTCCGGCGAGGGCCCCGACGACTGGCGTTCGCTGACCTGGGCCGAGGCCGCCGAGCGGGTGTACGCCGTCGCGGCCGGCCTGATCGGGCTGGGCGTACGGCCCGAGGAGCGCGTCGCGCTCGCCGCCGCCACCAGCGTCGACTGGATCCTCACCGACCTCGGGGTGATGTGCGCGGGCGCCGCGACGACCACGGTCTACCCCTCCACCAACGCCCAGGAGTGCGCGTACATCCTCGCCGATTCCGGGAGCAAGATCCTGATCGCGGAGGACGCCACCCAGCTCGCCAAGGCGCGGGAGCGCCGGGCCGAGCTGCCGGACCTCACGCACGTGGTGGTCATCGACGCGGCCGACGCGGTCCCCGCCGAGGGTGACCCGGACGGCTGGGTGCTCTCCCTCGCCGACCTGGAGAGCCGCGGGCGCGAGCTGCTCGCCAGGACCCCGGACGCCGTCACGGAACGGCTCGGCGCCATCCGCTCGGACCAGCTGGCCACCCTCATCTACACATCGGGCACCACCGGCCGTCCCAAGGGAGTACGGCTCCTGCACGACAACTGGTCGTACATGGCCAAGGCCACCGTGGGGACGGGCCTGATCCGCTCCGACGACGTGCAGTACCTGTGGCTCCCGCTCGCCCACGTCTTCGGCAAGGTGCTCACCTCAGGGCACATCGAGGCCGGGCACGTCACCGCCGTCGACGGCCGGGTCGACAAGATCATCGAGAATCTTCCGGTGGTCAGACCGACCTACATGGCCGCCGTGCCGAGGATCTTCGAGAAGGTCTACAACGGGGTCGCCGCCAAGGCGCGGGCCGGCGGCGGCGCCAAGTACAGGATCTTCCAGTGGGCCGCCGGACTCGCCCGCGAGTCCGCCAGGATCTCCCAGGACAACTTCCGCCGTACGGGCCGGGCGTCGCTCCCCGTCTCCCTCGCCGCGAAGCACAAGGTCGCCGACGCGCTCGTCTACGCCAAGCTCCGCGACGCCTTCGGAGGCCGGCTGCGCGCCGCCATCTCCGGCTCCGCCGCGCTCGCCCCCGACATCGGCTTCTTCTTCTCCGGCGCAGGGATCCACATCCTGGAAGGCTACGGACTGACCGAGTCCAGCGCCGCGAGCTTCGTCAACCCGGGCGAGGCGTACCGTACCGGCACCGTCGGCAAGCCCCTGCCCGGCAACGAGGTACGGATCGCCGACGACGGCGAGATCCTGCTGCGCGGCCCGGGGATCATGTCCGGCTACCACAGGCTGCCCGAGAAGACCGCCGAGGTGCTGGAGGCCGACGGGTGGTTCCACACCGGTGACATCGGCGAGCTGTCCGTCGACGGCTACCTGCGGATCACCGACCGCAAGAAGGACCTGATCAAGACCTCCGGCGGCAAGTACATCGCGCCGGCCGAGATCGAGGGCCAGTTCAAGGCGGTGTGCCCGTTCGTCTCCAACATCCTGGTGCACGGCGCGGACCGTAACTTCTGTACGGCCCTGATCGCGCTCGACGAACCCACCATCCTCGGCTGGGCGGCGGAGAACGGGATGGCCGGAAAGGCGTACGAGGACGTCGTGGCCTCGCCCGCCGTCGTCCAGCTCATCGACGGCTACGTCCAGCGGCTCAACGAGGGGCTCCAGCGCTGGCAGACGGTCAAGAAGTTCCGGCTGCTGCCGCGCGACCTGGACATCGAGCACGGCGAGCTGACGCCGAGCCTCAAGCTCAAGAGGCCGGTGGTGGAGCAGGAGTACAAGGACCTGCTGGAGGAGATGTACGCGGGAGCCAAGGCGTTCTGA
- a CDS encoding response regulator, producing MSRTAPAEDRASILLVDDMEDNLVALEAVLASLDEPLVRARSGEEALAALGRQPFAVILLDVRMPGMDGFETATAVKRLDHAKDIPIIFLNGSDSDGGYAFRGYATGAADFLTKPFDPWVLRAKVRVFLELHRGKRQLERLLAREQEQLGRIGDRLAAIEKELAQGDPNDLAVLGHQLRRIEDTLGELRRERGQ from the coding sequence ATGAGCAGAACCGCGCCCGCCGAGGATCGCGCGAGCATCCTCCTCGTGGACGACATGGAGGACAACCTCGTCGCGCTGGAAGCGGTCCTGGCTTCCCTCGACGAGCCTCTCGTACGGGCCCGTTCGGGCGAGGAGGCGTTGGCGGCGCTGGGGCGGCAGCCGTTCGCGGTGATCCTGTTGGACGTCAGGATGCCGGGCATGGACGGCTTCGAGACGGCCACCGCCGTCAAACGGCTCGACCACGCGAAGGACATCCCGATCATCTTCCTCAACGGGTCGGACTCCGACGGCGGTTACGCGTTCCGGGGATACGCGACCGGGGCCGCCGACTTCCTCACCAAGCCCTTCGACCCGTGGGTGCTGCGGGCCAAGGTCCGGGTCTTCCTCGAACTGCACCGGGGGAAGCGCCAGTTGGAACGGCTGCTGGCCCGGGAGCAGGAGCAGCTGGGCCGGATCGGGGACCGGCTGGCGGCGATCGAGAAGGAACTGGCGCAGGGCGACCCGAACGACCTCGCGGTCCTGGGCCATCAACTGAGGCGCATCGAGGACACATTGGGCGAGCTGCGGCGCGAACGGGGTCAGTGA